One genomic region from Calypte anna isolate BGI_N300 chromosome 17, bCalAnn1_v1.p, whole genome shotgun sequence encodes:
- the SLC2A6 gene encoding solute carrier family 2, facilitated glucose transporter member 6 isoform X1: MEPGMREPLVRKLSPSYRTFPQSKRLEKEYLSSLHNQRLYLAVFAAVLGNFSFGFSLVYPSPVIPALEHHPNPALRLDQHTASWFGSVFTLGAAAGGLSTMMLNDRLGRKLSIIVSALPLAAGYALLAGAQGLGMLLLGRVLTGYAGGVTSAAIPVYISEISHPRVRGMLGACPQMMAVLGSLVLYALGLVLDWRWLAVAGEVPVLLMILLLCFMPNSPRFLLSQGKDEEALRSLCWLRGKDTAYTREYEQIKDSVRRQSQRVSWAEIKDPFIYKPILIAVGMRFLQQLSGVTCILVYLQSIFKKTSVILRPELDAALVGLVRLLSVAIAAVSMDKAGRKILLFVSAGVMLVSNLTMGLYIHFMPVSQNSTTANRTLVSSATLSAEPTNYITLIPLLATMFFIMGYAMGWGPITWLLMSEILPLKARGVASGLCVVVSWLTAFTLTQFFLRVVEAFGLEVPFFFFAVICAGNIFFTGCCVPETKGRSLEQIEAFFRTGRRSFMG; the protein is encoded by the exons ATGGAGCCCGGCATGAGGGAGCCCCTGGTGAGGAAGCTGAGCCCCTCGTATCGGACCTTCCCCCAGAGCAAGAGGCTGGAAAAGGAATACCTGAG TAGCCTCCATAACCAGCGGCTCTACCtggctgtgtttgctgctgtcCTGGGGAATTTCAGCTTTGGCTTTTCCCTGGTTTACCCCTCGCCCGTCATCCCAGCCCTGGAGCATCACCCCAACCCCGCGCTGCGGCTGGACCAGCACACAGCATCCTGGTTTGGG TCAGTGTTCACcctgggggcagcagcaggggggCTCAGCACCATGATGCTCAACGACCGCCTGGGCCGCAAGCTGAGCATCATCGTCTCAGCACTGCCCTTGGCTGCAGGGTATGCACTGCTGGCTGGAGCCCAGggcctggggatgctgctgctgggacgTGTGCTGACGGGATATGCTGGGGGGGTGACCTCTGCTGCCATCCCG GTCTACATCTCAGAGATCTCCCACCCCAGGGTCAGAGGCATGCTAGGTGCTTGTCCTCAGATGATGGCAGTGCTGGGATCCCTCGTCCTCTATGCACTGG ggctggtgctggaCTGGCGCTGGCTGgctgtggcaggggaggtgCCCGTGCTGCTGATgattctcctgctctgcttcatgCCCAACTCCCCCCGGTTCCTGCTCTCCCAGGGGAAGGATGAGGAGGCCCTGAGGTCACTGTGCTGGCTCCGGGGCAAGGACACAGCTTACACCAGGGAGTACGAGCAGATCAAGGACAGTGTGAGGAGGCAG AGCCAACGGGTTTCCTGGGCTGAGATCAAGGATCCCTTCATTTACAAGCCCATCCTGATTGCAGTGGGGATGAggttcctgcagcagctctccGGTGTCACCTGCATCCTTGTGTACCTCCAGTCAATATTCAAGAAAACATCTGTCATCCTG AGACCAGAGTTGGATGCAGCTCTGGTGGGTTTGGTGCGTCTGCTCTCGGTGGCCATCGCTGCTGTGTCCATGGATAAAGCTGGGAGGAAAATCCTTCTCTTTGTGTCAG CTGGTGTCATGTTGGTCTCCAACCTGACCATGGGACTCTATATCCACTTCATGCCAGTTTCTCAGAACAGCACCACTGCCAACAGGACCCTGGTGAGCTCTGCCACCCTTTCTGCTGAGCCCACCAACTACATCACCCTCATCCCCCTCCTGGCAACCATGTTCTTCATAATGG GTTATGCCATGGGCTGGGGCCCCATCACTTGGCTGCTGATGTCAGAGATCCTCCCTCTGAAAGCCCGTGGGGTGGCCTCAGGGCTCTGTGTGGTTGTGAGCTGGCTGACAGCCTTCACCCTGACCCAGTTCTTCCTCCGGGTGGTG GAAGCCTTTGGCCTCGAGGTgcccttcttcttctttgctGTCATCTGTGCTGGGAACATCTTCTTCACGGGCTGCTGTGTTCCAGAAACCAAAGGCAGGTCCCTGGAACAGATTGAGGCTTTCTTCAGAACTGGCAGGAGGTCGTTCATGGGGTAG
- the SLC2A6 gene encoding solute carrier family 2, facilitated glucose transporter member 6 isoform X2, whose protein sequence is MEPGMREPLVRKLSPSYRTFPQSKRLEKEYLSLHNQRLYLAVFAAVLGNFSFGFSLVYPSPVIPALEHHPNPALRLDQHTASWFGSVFTLGAAAGGLSTMMLNDRLGRKLSIIVSALPLAAGYALLAGAQGLGMLLLGRVLTGYAGGVTSAAIPVYISEISHPRVRGMLGACPQMMAVLGSLVLYALGLVLDWRWLAVAGEVPVLLMILLLCFMPNSPRFLLSQGKDEEALRSLCWLRGKDTAYTREYEQIKDSVRRQSQRVSWAEIKDPFIYKPILIAVGMRFLQQLSGVTCILVYLQSIFKKTSVILRPELDAALVGLVRLLSVAIAAVSMDKAGRKILLFVSAGVMLVSNLTMGLYIHFMPVSQNSTTANRTLVSSATLSAEPTNYITLIPLLATMFFIMGYAMGWGPITWLLMSEILPLKARGVASGLCVVVSWLTAFTLTQFFLRVVEAFGLEVPFFFFAVICAGNIFFTGCCVPETKGRSLEQIEAFFRTGRRSFMG, encoded by the exons ATGGAGCCCGGCATGAGGGAGCCCCTGGTGAGGAAGCTGAGCCCCTCGTATCGGACCTTCCCCCAGAGCAAGAGGCTGGAAAAGGAATACCTGAG CCTCCATAACCAGCGGCTCTACCtggctgtgtttgctgctgtcCTGGGGAATTTCAGCTTTGGCTTTTCCCTGGTTTACCCCTCGCCCGTCATCCCAGCCCTGGAGCATCACCCCAACCCCGCGCTGCGGCTGGACCAGCACACAGCATCCTGGTTTGGG TCAGTGTTCACcctgggggcagcagcaggggggCTCAGCACCATGATGCTCAACGACCGCCTGGGCCGCAAGCTGAGCATCATCGTCTCAGCACTGCCCTTGGCTGCAGGGTATGCACTGCTGGCTGGAGCCCAGggcctggggatgctgctgctgggacgTGTGCTGACGGGATATGCTGGGGGGGTGACCTCTGCTGCCATCCCG GTCTACATCTCAGAGATCTCCCACCCCAGGGTCAGAGGCATGCTAGGTGCTTGTCCTCAGATGATGGCAGTGCTGGGATCCCTCGTCCTCTATGCACTGG ggctggtgctggaCTGGCGCTGGCTGgctgtggcaggggaggtgCCCGTGCTGCTGATgattctcctgctctgcttcatgCCCAACTCCCCCCGGTTCCTGCTCTCCCAGGGGAAGGATGAGGAGGCCCTGAGGTCACTGTGCTGGCTCCGGGGCAAGGACACAGCTTACACCAGGGAGTACGAGCAGATCAAGGACAGTGTGAGGAGGCAG AGCCAACGGGTTTCCTGGGCTGAGATCAAGGATCCCTTCATTTACAAGCCCATCCTGATTGCAGTGGGGATGAggttcctgcagcagctctccGGTGTCACCTGCATCCTTGTGTACCTCCAGTCAATATTCAAGAAAACATCTGTCATCCTG AGACCAGAGTTGGATGCAGCTCTGGTGGGTTTGGTGCGTCTGCTCTCGGTGGCCATCGCTGCTGTGTCCATGGATAAAGCTGGGAGGAAAATCCTTCTCTTTGTGTCAG CTGGTGTCATGTTGGTCTCCAACCTGACCATGGGACTCTATATCCACTTCATGCCAGTTTCTCAGAACAGCACCACTGCCAACAGGACCCTGGTGAGCTCTGCCACCCTTTCTGCTGAGCCCACCAACTACATCACCCTCATCCCCCTCCTGGCAACCATGTTCTTCATAATGG GTTATGCCATGGGCTGGGGCCCCATCACTTGGCTGCTGATGTCAGAGATCCTCCCTCTGAAAGCCCGTGGGGTGGCCTCAGGGCTCTGTGTGGTTGTGAGCTGGCTGACAGCCTTCACCCTGACCCAGTTCTTCCTCCGGGTGGTG GAAGCCTTTGGCCTCGAGGTgcccttcttcttctttgctGTCATCTGTGCTGGGAACATCTTCTTCACGGGCTGCTGTGTTCCAGAAACCAAAGGCAGGTCCCTGGAACAGATTGAGGCTTTCTTCAGAACTGGCAGGAGGTCGTTCATGGGGTAG
- the SLC2A6 gene encoding solute carrier family 2, facilitated glucose transporter member 6 isoform X3, giving the protein MEPGMREPLVRKLSPSYRTFPQSKRLEKEYLSSLHNQRLYLAVFAAVLGNFSFGFSLVYPSPVIPALEHHPNPALRLDQHTASWFGVYISEISHPRVRGMLGACPQMMAVLGSLVLYALGLVLDWRWLAVAGEVPVLLMILLLCFMPNSPRFLLSQGKDEEALRSLCWLRGKDTAYTREYEQIKDSVRRQSQRVSWAEIKDPFIYKPILIAVGMRFLQQLSGVTCILVYLQSIFKKTSVILRPELDAALVGLVRLLSVAIAAVSMDKAGRKILLFVSAGVMLVSNLTMGLYIHFMPVSQNSTTANRTLVSSATLSAEPTNYITLIPLLATMFFIMGYAMGWGPITWLLMSEILPLKARGVASGLCVVVSWLTAFTLTQFFLRVVEAFGLEVPFFFFAVICAGNIFFTGCCVPETKGRSLEQIEAFFRTGRRSFMG; this is encoded by the exons ATGGAGCCCGGCATGAGGGAGCCCCTGGTGAGGAAGCTGAGCCCCTCGTATCGGACCTTCCCCCAGAGCAAGAGGCTGGAAAAGGAATACCTGAG TAGCCTCCATAACCAGCGGCTCTACCtggctgtgtttgctgctgtcCTGGGGAATTTCAGCTTTGGCTTTTCCCTGGTTTACCCCTCGCCCGTCATCCCAGCCCTGGAGCATCACCCCAACCCCGCGCTGCGGCTGGACCAGCACACAGCATCCTGGTTTGGG GTCTACATCTCAGAGATCTCCCACCCCAGGGTCAGAGGCATGCTAGGTGCTTGTCCTCAGATGATGGCAGTGCTGGGATCCCTCGTCCTCTATGCACTGG ggctggtgctggaCTGGCGCTGGCTGgctgtggcaggggaggtgCCCGTGCTGCTGATgattctcctgctctgcttcatgCCCAACTCCCCCCGGTTCCTGCTCTCCCAGGGGAAGGATGAGGAGGCCCTGAGGTCACTGTGCTGGCTCCGGGGCAAGGACACAGCTTACACCAGGGAGTACGAGCAGATCAAGGACAGTGTGAGGAGGCAG AGCCAACGGGTTTCCTGGGCTGAGATCAAGGATCCCTTCATTTACAAGCCCATCCTGATTGCAGTGGGGATGAggttcctgcagcagctctccGGTGTCACCTGCATCCTTGTGTACCTCCAGTCAATATTCAAGAAAACATCTGTCATCCTG AGACCAGAGTTGGATGCAGCTCTGGTGGGTTTGGTGCGTCTGCTCTCGGTGGCCATCGCTGCTGTGTCCATGGATAAAGCTGGGAGGAAAATCCTTCTCTTTGTGTCAG CTGGTGTCATGTTGGTCTCCAACCTGACCATGGGACTCTATATCCACTTCATGCCAGTTTCTCAGAACAGCACCACTGCCAACAGGACCCTGGTGAGCTCTGCCACCCTTTCTGCTGAGCCCACCAACTACATCACCCTCATCCCCCTCCTGGCAACCATGTTCTTCATAATGG GTTATGCCATGGGCTGGGGCCCCATCACTTGGCTGCTGATGTCAGAGATCCTCCCTCTGAAAGCCCGTGGGGTGGCCTCAGGGCTCTGTGTGGTTGTGAGCTGGCTGACAGCCTTCACCCTGACCCAGTTCTTCCTCCGGGTGGTG GAAGCCTTTGGCCTCGAGGTgcccttcttcttctttgctGTCATCTGTGCTGGGAACATCTTCTTCACGGGCTGCTGTGTTCCAGAAACCAAAGGCAGGTCCCTGGAACAGATTGAGGCTTTCTTCAGAACTGGCAGGAGGTCGTTCATGGGGTAG
- the CACFD1 gene encoding calcium channel flower homolog, which translates to MSSQDEQFRAAAPEAAADDGMSWWYRWLCRIAGLIGGMSCAVAGLWNCVTINPLNIAAGVWMMLNAFILFLCEVPFCCQFIKFANAVSARAEKLRPWQKAAFYCSMAAFPVLLSLTLTTLFGNAAAFATGVLYGMAALGKKGDAISYARIHQQQQQKQMDEEKLTGDTEGQAI; encoded by the exons ATGAGCTCGCAGGATGAGCAGTTCCGAGCAGCAGCCCCCGAGGCAGCGGCAGATGATGGGATGAGCTGGTGGTACAGGTGGCTCTGCAGGATTGCCGGGCTCATCGGGGGCATGT ccTGTGCAGTTGCTGGTCTCTGGAACTGTGTCACCATCAACCCCCTGAACATTGCAGCTGGCGTGTGGATGAT GCTCAATGCCTTCATCCTGTTCCTGTGTGAGGTCCCTTTCTGCTGCCAGTTCATCAAGTTCGCCAACGCCGTCTCAGCGCGGGCGGAGAAGCTGCGGCCCTGGCAGAAAGCTGCCTTCTACTGCAG catGGCCGCGTTCCCTGTCCTGCTCAGCCTGACGCTGACCACGCTCTTTGGAAACGCCGCCGCCTTTGCCACCGGGGTGCTCTATGGCATGGCAGCCCTTGGCAAGAA GGGAGATGCCATCTCCTATGCCCGgatccaccagcagcagcagcagaagcaaatggATGAAGAGAAGCTCACAGGGGACACGGAGGGACAGGCAATCTGA